A segment of the Synechococcus sp. CBW1002 genome:
CAGCGAGCGGGATCGCCGCATCGCCGAACTGATCGACCTGCTGGGCATGGAGGAGTGGATCGATCGTCGCTGTGGCTCCTATTCCGGCGGCATGCGTCGCCGCCTGGACCTGGCCACCGGGCTGCTGCATCGCCCCCGCGTTCTGGTGTTGGATGAGCCCACCGTGGGGTTGGATATCGAAAGTCGCTCTGCCATCTGGCAGGTGCTACGTCAGCTGCGGGATGAAGGAACCACGGTGCTGCTCAGCAGCCATTACCTCGAGGAGGTCGATGCCCTGGCCGATCGCCTGGCCATCGTGGAGGCTGGCCGGGTGATCGCCGAAGGCACCCCCAGCGAGCTCAAGGGCGCCCTCGGTGGCGACCGCGTCACCCTGCGGGTGCGGGAGTTCAGCACAGCCGAAGAGGCCGAGCGGGTGCGGGGGCTGCTGGTGGCCTGTGGCGGGGTGCGGCAGGTGGTGGTGAACCGGGCCCAGGGCTACTCGCTCAATCTGGTGGTGGACGACACCGCCGTGCTCGAAACCCTGCGCCATCAGCTGATGCAGGCCGATCTGCCGGTGTTCGCCCTGGCCCAGAGCCGCCCCAGCCTTGACGATGTCTATCTGCAGGCCACGGGCCGCACCCTGATGGATGCCGAGCTGGCCGTGGCCGGGAGCCGCGATCCCAAGGCCGAACGCAAACAGGCGATGCGCTGACCCCTGGCCGCGAAGCGTTTCCTCCTTCCTCCGTCACTGTTCTGCACCCGGTTCCGTTCTGGTCCGGCTGCCCTGCTTTCCGATCCGCCGCCGATCCGCCGATGACCAGCGCCACGCCTTCCTACCTCTCAGCCGGCACCCCAGCGGAGCAAGAGCCCTCCGCCTTTGTCGAAATCCGTCAGGAAACCCTGGCGCTCACCCGCCGCCTCTTCCTGCAGTTGCAGCGTCGCCCCTCCACCCTGGTGGCCGGCGTTCTGCAGCCGCTGATCTGGCTGATCCTCTTCGGTGCCCTGTTCGCCAATGCGCCAACGGGGCTGCTGCCGGGGGGCGAGAGCTATGGCCGCTTCCTGGGGGCGGGGGTGATCGTGTTCACCGCCTTCAGCGCCGCCCTCAACGCCGGGCTGCCGGTGATGTTCGACCGGGAGTTCGGCTTCCTTAACCGTCTGCTGGTGGCGCCGCTGCGCTCACGCAGCTCGATCGTGCTGGCGTCGGTGCTCTACATCACCAGCCTCAGCCTGGTGCAGAGCCTGGCGATCATGGGCACCGCCGCCCTGCTGGGCTACGGCTGGCCGGGGGGTGCGGGGTTGCTGCTGGTGCTGGTCACCCTGCTGCTGCTGGTGTTCGCGGTGACGGCCCTCAGCCTCGGTCTCGCCTTTGCCCTGCCCGGCCACATCGAGCTGATCGCAGTGATCTTCGTGGCCAACCTGCCGCTGCTGTTTGCCAGCACCGCCCTGGCGCCGCTGGCCTTCATGCCGGCCTGGCTGCGCTGGCTGGCCGCGATCAATCCGCTCACCTTCGCGATCGAGCCGATCCGCGCCGCCTATGCCGGCCAGGTCAGTTTGTCGGCGGTGGTGATGGAGGCTCCCTACGGTTCACTCACCACCACCACCTGCCTGCTGATCCTCACCGCCCTGGCGGCCGGCCTGTTTCTGCTGATCCGCCCGCTTCTGGATCGCAAACTCGCCTGAATGATGACCAGCACTTCCGCCGCGGCCTTCGATCCATTGTCCGTCCGCTCTGTGCCCGGGCGATCCGCTCTGGCGGGCGGCCTGATCGTGTCCGTCCAAGCGCCGGAAGGATCACCGATGCGTGAACCGTCCGTGATCGCAGCCATGGCGGAAGCCAGCCTGGCCCAGGGCGCGATCGGGGTGCGGCTGGAGAGCCCCGAACACATCGGTGCCGTGCGTCGTCGCTGCCCACAGGCCCTGATCGTGGGGCTGTGGAAACGCACCCTTCCCGGCAGCGCCGTGTACATCACGCCACGCTGGCAGGACCTGCAGCAGGTGTGGGCGGCAGGAGCCGATGTGGTGGCCATCGATGCCACCGATCGCCCCAGACCGGAGCACGAAACCCTGGTCGAGATCGTTGCGCGGGCCAGGGCGATGGGCATTCCCCTGATGGCCGATGTCGATGGCATCGCCAATGGGCTGAGGGCTGCCGCCCTGGGCTGCCACTGGGTGGGAACCACTCTGTACGGCTACACGGAAGACACCTCCGGACTCAGACCTCCAGCCTGGAATCTGCTGGAGCCCCTGCGCCGCCAGCTTTCTCCGGAGGTGATCCTGGTCTGCGAGGGCGGCATCGCCTCGGCCGAGCAGGCCGCTGAGGCTGTCAGCCGAGGAGCCGATGCCGTGGTGGTGGGCACCGCCATCACCGGAGTGGATCTACAGGTGGCGGCCTACGTGAAGCGCTTGCGCGCCTGAGCGGGAGCTGGTGCACTGACGCTTGGGCCTCAGGAGGGGCGTGGGCCGACTGACCCACACCCACCGGGGCCTCACATCATGCCGGGCATCCCCATGCCGCCCATGCCGGGCATCCCCATGCCGCCCATGCCGGGCATGCCCATACCGCCCATTCCGCCCATGCCACCCATGTCGCCACCAGGGGAGGCAGCAGCGGGCTCGGGCTTGTCGGCGATCACCGCTTCAGTGGTGATCAGCAGCGCTGCGATCGACACCGCATCCTGCAGGGCGAGACGAACCACCTTGGCGGCATCGACGATGCCAGCGGCCAGAAGATCCTCGTAACTACCCGTGGCGGCGTTGTAGCCCTGACCCCGGCTCAGGCACTCGGAGGTCACCACCGAACCATCGGCACCGGCGTTGACCGCAATCTGACGCGCCGGCTCACCCAGGGCGTGCTGCACGATCGCCACACCGGTTCGAGCATCGCCGCTGCTGCTCGCCAGCAGGCCATCGAGCTCCGAGGCCAGCTGAAGAAGGGTGAAGCCGCCCCCGGGAATGATGCCCTCCTCGATCGCCGCACGGGTGGCATTGAGGGCATCCTCGATGCGCAGCTTGCGGTTGCGCAGTTCGGTTTCGGTGGGGGCTCCCACCTTGATCACCGCCACGCCGCCGGCGAGTTTGGCGATCCGCTCGTTGAGCTTTTCACAGTCGTACTCGGAGTCGGTGGCATCGAGTTCGCGCTTGATCGCGGCCACCCGGTCGACCACCGCCTGGCGGTGATCATCGGTCGCCACAAGAGTGGTGCTGTCCTTGGTGATCGTGATCCGGCGGGCCGTTCCCAGGTCCGCGAGGGTCACCGCCTCGAGGCTCATGGCCCTGTCCTCGCTCACCACGGTGGCGCCGGTGAGGATGGCGATGTCTTCCAGCATGGCCTTGCGGCGATCGCCGAAGCCGGGAGCCCGCACGGCCGCCACCTGCAGCACGCCGCGGTTCTTGTTCACCACCAGGGTGGCCAGGGCCTCACCGTCCACCTCCTCGGCCAGGATCACCAGGGGCCGGCCACTGCGGGCCACGGCCTCCAGCACCGGCACCAGATCGGCGACGCTGCTCACCTTGCGGTCGGTGATCAGCAGGAGGGCATTCTCATAGACGCACTCCAGCCGCTCCTGGTCGGTCACGAAGTAGGGGGAGCTGTAGCCCCGATCGAAGGCCATGCCTTCGGTGATCTCCAGTTCGGTGGCCAGGGATTTCGACTCCTCCACGGTGATCACCCCGTCGGCGCTCACCGTGTCCATGGCTTTGGCGATCATGCCGCCCACTTCGTCGTCGTTGCCGGAGCTCACGGTGGCCACCTGGCGGATGGCGTCTCCCGCCACCGACTGGGCACGGGCGGCGATGCCGCTCACGACCAGGGCAACGGCCTGCTCCATGCCGCGGCGCAGCTGCACCGGGCTGGCGCCAGCGGCCACATTCTTCATGCCTTCCCGCACCATCGACTGGGCCAGCACCGTGGCCGTGGTGGTGCCGTCACCGGCCTTGTCCTTGGTCTTGGCGGCCACCTGCTGAATCAGCTTGGCGCCGATGTTCTCGAAGGGATCCTCGAGTTCGATGTCCCGGGCGATGGTGACACCGTCATTGACGATGTCCGGAGCGCCGAACTTCTTCTCCAGCACGACGTTGCGGCCCTTCGGACCGATCGTGACCCTCACGGCGTCGGCCAGGGCATTGACCCCCCGTTCCAGAGATTCGCGCGATTGATCGGCGAACTGGATCAATTTGGCCATCGGGGAGAGCAGAACAACAGATGGTTCAGCGTCCCATAGCGCACTGTCCAGCCGCAGTGCCTAGGTGGTGGTGAATGCCGAATCAGCCTGCCCGTGCCCCTGTCCCAGCGGCCCCATGGCCAGTAGCGTCAACCAAGGGCAGAGGGCCGGGAGCCTACGCGAGCCATGGAGGATCTGCTGCAGAGCGCACTGGACAGTGCCACCGCCGAGAGTGCCCTGGCCGCCAGCTCCAAGGCCGATGCCATGGTCTTCCTGCTGATCGCAGCCCTGGGCCTGCTGATGGCCCTGGTCTACGTGCCGATCCGGCTGTTTCTCACGATCACCGCCCGCCGCCGCCGGCTTCAACTGCTGCAGCGGATCCGTCGGCTGCGGGACGACCTGGGTCAGCCACTCCAGGCAGACACCCCGACCACCTCTGACCTCCACCCCCCAACGGTCTCGACCGCCAACGACTGATCGATCCAGGTCAAGGCGCTGTTCTGCGTCGATCAGTTCAGCGAAGCGGCCTTCAGCGCAGCGGCCTTCTTTGCAGCAGGATTCAGCCCGGCACCCTTCAGCGCATCACCATGCCGCCATCCACCTGCAGCACCTGGCCGGTCATGTAGGCACCGGCCGGATCGGCCGCCAGGAATCGCACGGCGCTGGCCACCTCGGCCGGCTGGCCCATGCGCGCCAGGGGGATCGCGGCCAGGATCGGTTCCTTGGCCAGGTCCTTGGTCATGTCGCTCTCGATGAAACCGGGAGCCACTGCATTGACGGTCACACCACGGCTGGCGAATTCGGCGGCGCTGCTGCGGGTCAGACCGATCACGCCTGCCTTGGCGGCGCTGTAGTTCGCCTGGCCGGGGTTGCCCATCAGGCCCACCACGGAGGTGATGTTGATGATCCGTCCGGCACGGGCCTTGAGCATCGTGCGGCTCACGGCGCGGGTGCAGAGGAACACGCCGGTGAGATTGAGGTCGATCACGCTCTGCCAGTCGCTGGTCTTCATGCGCATCAACAGCCCATCGCGGGTGATGCCGGCGTTGTTGACCAGCACGTCAAGCCGCCCTTCCCGCTCCAGCACCGCCTTCACCATCGACTCCACCGCCGCTTCTTCGGCCACGTTGGCCTGATAGCTCCAGGCCTTGCCGCCCTGGCCCTCAATCTCCGCCACCACGGCGGCGGCAGCCTCCGGTGAACTGGCGTAGTTCACCACCACGGTGGCGCCGCTGGCCGCCAGCTCCAGGGC
Coding sequences within it:
- the fabG gene encoding 3-oxoacyl-[acyl-carrier-protein] reductase, which translates into the protein MSGGFPTTSLAGQVALVTGASRGIGRAIALELAASGATVVVNYASSPEAAAAVVAEIEGQGGKAWSYQANVAEEAAVESMVKAVLEREGRLDVLVNNAGITRDGLLMRMKTSDWQSVIDLNLTGVFLCTRAVSRTMLKARAGRIINITSVVGLMGNPGQANYSAAKAGVIGLTRSSAAEFASRGVTVNAVAPGFIESDMTKDLAKEPILAAIPLARMGQPAEVASAVRFLAADPAGAYMTGQVLQVDGGMVMR
- a CDS encoding ATP-binding cassette domain-containing protein, coding for MVSRSGERVIELQHLSKHYGSVQALDGLSLHVPQGCLYGLLGPNGAGKTTCLRILCTLLAPDSGTVSVAGVDALAQPRQVRRLLGYVAQEVAIDKILSGRELLRLQGDLYHLPTSERDRRIAELIDLLGMEEWIDRRCGSYSGGMRRRLDLATGLLHRPRVLVLDEPTVGLDIESRSAIWQVLRQLRDEGTTVLLSSHYLEEVDALADRLAIVEAGRVIAEGTPSELKGALGGDRVTLRVREFSTAEEAERVRGLLVACGGVRQVVVNRAQGYSLNLVVDDTAVLETLRHQLMQADLPVFALAQSRPSLDDVYLQATGRTLMDAELAVAGSRDPKAERKQAMR
- the groL gene encoding chaperonin GroEL (60 kDa chaperone family; promotes refolding of misfolded polypeptides especially under stressful conditions; forms two stacked rings of heptamers to form a barrel-shaped 14mer; ends can be capped by GroES; misfolded proteins enter the barrel where they are refolded when GroES binds), whose protein sequence is MAKLIQFADQSRESLERGVNALADAVRVTIGPKGRNVVLEKKFGAPDIVNDGVTIARDIELEDPFENIGAKLIQQVAAKTKDKAGDGTTTATVLAQSMVREGMKNVAAGASPVQLRRGMEQAVALVVSGIAARAQSVAGDAIRQVATVSSGNDDEVGGMIAKAMDTVSADGVITVEESKSLATELEITEGMAFDRGYSSPYFVTDQERLECVYENALLLITDRKVSSVADLVPVLEAVARSGRPLVILAEEVDGEALATLVVNKNRGVLQVAAVRAPGFGDRRKAMLEDIAILTGATVVSEDRAMSLEAVTLADLGTARRITITKDSTTLVATDDHRQAVVDRVAAIKRELDATDSEYDCEKLNERIAKLAGGVAVIKVGAPTETELRNRKLRIEDALNATRAAIEEGIIPGGGFTLLQLASELDGLLASSSGDARTGVAIVQHALGEPARQIAVNAGADGSVVTSECLSRGQGYNAATGSYEDLLAAGIVDAAKVVRLALQDAVSIAALLITTEAVIADKPEPAAASPGGDMGGMGGMGGMGMPGMGGMGMPGMGGMGMPGMM
- a CDS encoding ABC transporter permease, whose protein sequence is MTSATPSYLSAGTPAEQEPSAFVEIRQETLALTRRLFLQLQRRPSTLVAGVLQPLIWLILFGALFANAPTGLLPGGESYGRFLGAGVIVFTAFSAALNAGLPVMFDREFGFLNRLLVAPLRSRSSIVLASVLYITSLSLVQSLAIMGTAALLGYGWPGGAGLLLVLVTLLLLVFAVTALSLGLAFALPGHIELIAVIFVANLPLLFASTALAPLAFMPAWLRWLAAINPLTFAIEPIRAAYAGQVSLSAVVMEAPYGSLTTTTCLLILTALAAGLFLLIRPLLDRKLA
- a CDS encoding N-acetylmannosamine-6-phosphate 2-epimerase, producing MTSTSAAAFDPLSVRSVPGRSALAGGLIVSVQAPEGSPMREPSVIAAMAEASLAQGAIGVRLESPEHIGAVRRRCPQALIVGLWKRTLPGSAVYITPRWQDLQQVWAAGADVVAIDATDRPRPEHETLVEIVARARAMGIPLMADVDGIANGLRAAALGCHWVGTTLYGYTEDTSGLRPPAWNLLEPLRRQLSPEVILVCEGGIASAEQAAEAVSRGADAVVVGTAITGVDLQVAAYVKRLRA